One window from the genome of Solea solea chromosome 13, fSolSol10.1, whole genome shotgun sequence encodes:
- the nppcl gene encoding C-type natriuretic peptide-like, with amino-acid sequence MLCPVLLCATLLLLTPMEITESRALHPSPDAVQFMEQFLERYNDLLTLDDLENLLNSPAEEQSTLSSSSGVKSAEYPKWADVQTQPETPWLRLLKGALANQKRAEPDRSRRGWNRGCFGLKLDRIGSMSGLGC; translated from the exons ATGCTGTGTCCTGTGCTGCTTTGTgccactctgctcctcctgACTCCAATGGAAATCACGGAGTCTCGCGCTCTGCATCCTTCTCCTGATGCTGTGCAG TTTATGGAGCAGTTTCTGGAACGTTACAATGACCTTTTGACCCTGGATGACCTGGAGAACCTGTTGAACAGTCCAGCAGAGGAGCAGtccaccctctcctcctcctctggggtCAAATCAGCCGAGTATCCCAAATGGGCTGATGTACAAACGCAGCCGGAAACCCCCTGGCTGCGTCTGCTCAAAGGCGCTCTGGCCAATCAGAAGCGAGCAGAACCGGACCGGTCACGGAGAGGCTGGAACCGGGGATGCTTTGGGCTGAAACTGGATCGGAT